TTAAACCATCAGGCACTAGGCGCAAAAATGAGTGGTGGTGGACTAGGTGGTTGTATTATTGCCTTGACGGAAACAAAAGAGTCAGCACTCCATTTAAGTCATATATTAGAAAAAGAAGGAGCCATAAATACGTGGATCGAAAAACTGTAACAGTAAAGTCCTATGCAAATATTGCTATTATCAAATATTGGGGAAAATTAGATGCTAAAAAGATGATTCCTGCTACAAGTAGTATTTCCTTAACTTTGGAAAATATGTATACAGAGACTAAACTTAGCTTATTGGAAAATGCTAAGTCTGATCTCTTTTTTATTGATAATCAAGAACAAAGCGTAGATGAGCTAAAAAAAGCTTCGAAAGTATTAGATTTATTTAGAGAAGATAAAAATCAATTTGTTAAAATTGAGACATGGAATAACATGCCAACTGCTGCTGGATTATCTTCAAGTTCTAGTGGTTTATCTGCATTGGTAAAAGCAGCAAATCAATTTTTTAATAAAAATCTTGCTACAAGAGAATTAGCTCAGATTGCAAAATTTGCATCAGGCTCTTCTTCTAGATCTTTCTATGGTCCAATTGCAGCTTGGGATAAAGATAGTGGTGATATTTTTAGAGTTAACACTAATTTAAAAATGGCAATGATCATGTTAGTTTTGACAGATCAAAAAAAACCTATTTCAAGTCGCGAAGGTATGAAATTAGCTTCTGAAACTTCTACTTATTTTCCTAAATGGGTAAAAGAATCAGAGGTAGATTATCAAAATATGCTAGATTATTTAGCCGAAGATGATTTTTCAGCAGTTGGTACATTAACTGAAAAAAATGCTTTAGCTATGCACCAAACTAATAAAGAATCTAAACCTGCTTTTAATTATTTAACACAAGAAACCTATCAGGCTATGGATAAGATTAGGGAGTTACGACAAAAAGGTTACGAGTGTTACTTTACAATGGATGCTGGTCCAAACGTAAAAGTTTTGTGTCTTGAAAGAGATTTAGATAAGATAGCTAAACTTTTAGAAAACGACTATCATATTATCAAATCTAAAACTGTGGAGTTATAAAATGACTAAAAATGCGACGGTTCATACAGGTGGAAAATTATATGTCCTTGGAGAATATGCCATTCTCTATCCTGGACAAAAAGCTATTTTAGCTTATATTCCCATCTATATGACTGCTAAAATCAGTCAACATTCTACCTTTAAGATATATTCTGATATGTATGGAGATTCCGTTTCCTTAAGTTCAGATAAACGATATCGTCTTATTCAAGAAACAATTCAAACTTTTTTTGATTTTTTTGAAATGGATAGTCATACCATTCCACCATTTTTTTTACAAATAACTGGAAAAATGGAAAAAAATGGAAAAAAATTTGGAATAGGGTCTAGTGGAAGTGTGACAGTATTAACACTAAAAGCGCTAGCTTCTTTTTATGAAATAGAACTTTCAAAAGACCTCTTATTTAAATTATCAGCATATACATTACTGAAATTAGGTGATAATGGATCTATGGGCGACATTGCCTGTATTAGTCATGAACAATTTGTGTTTTACCAGTCATTTGATAGAAATAAAGTGAAATCTTGGCAAAATAAAGAGTCTATTCAAGAAACGATTGCGCGTGATTGGCATTATAAGATATCAGTTATTGAGCCTCATTTGAAAGGTATCTTTATGGCTGGTTGGACAAAAGTACCAGCTATTTCGAAAGAAATGATTAACCAAGTTTATGCTAATATTACAGAGGAATTTTTGGTAAACACTAACAATTTGGTAGATAAATGCTTTTCAGCAATGAAAACGAATAATCAAGAAGCATTAAAGAGTATCATCAGTAGCTTTGCTGATATGTTAAGTCAATTACATCCCAATATTGTGACGCAACCTTTGAGAAGATTAATCGAAATAAGTAACGACAATCATGCTGTCGCAAAATCATCTGGAGCAGGCGGTGGCGATTGTGGAATTGCTTTTGCATTTTCACCTAGTGATTTTAATGAAATCAAAATAAAATGGCAACAAGAAGAAATAGAACTATTATACACAGAAAGTTGGATTTAAGATGTCAAATAATCGAAAAGATGACCATATAAACTACGCCTTAGCTTACGAATCACCTTATAATAGTTTTGATGATGTTGAATTAATTAATCGGTCATTACCAGACTATGATTTAGATGATATTGATATTTCAACAACATTTCTAGGACACCATTATGATGCTCCATTTTATATAAATGCCATGACTGGTGGAAGTGAAAAAGCAAAACGTATTAATGAGAAATTAGCAAGAGTAGCTGAAAAGACAGGTTTATTGATGGTTACAGGTTCTTATAGTGCCGCTCTTAAAAATCCTGGTGATGACTCTTATCCCAACCATGAGACCTTCCCAAATTTACAAATAGCAACCAATATTGGAATTGACAAGAATCTTAAATTAGCTAGTCGAGCAGTCGACGAAATGAATCCTTTGTTTTTACAAGTACATGTTAATTTGATGCAAGAGTTATTGATGCCAGAAGGTGAACGTCAATTTAGAGCATGGAAGAAAAATCTTTCTGATTATGTTGACCATATACAAGTTCCTTTAATGTTAAAAGAAGTTGGCTTTGGTATGGATTCTAAGACCATCCAAGTGGCGTATGAGTTAGGAATTTCGGCTATTGATATTTCTGGTAGAGGTGGAACAAGTTTTGCCTATATCGAAAATCAACGCGGTTT
This Streptococcus urinalis 2285-97 DNA region includes the following protein-coding sequences:
- the mvaD gene encoding diphosphomevalonate decarboxylase, with translation MDRKTVTVKSYANIAIIKYWGKLDAKKMIPATSSISLTLENMYTETKLSLLENAKSDLFFIDNQEQSVDELKKASKVLDLFREDKNQFVKIETWNNMPTAAGLSSSSSGLSALVKAANQFFNKNLATRELAQIAKFASGSSSRSFYGPIAAWDKDSGDIFRVNTNLKMAMIMLVLTDQKKPISSREGMKLASETSTYFPKWVKESEVDYQNMLDYLAEDDFSAVGTLTEKNALAMHQTNKESKPAFNYLTQETYQAMDKIRELRQKGYECYFTMDAGPNVKVLCLERDLDKIAKLLENDYHIIKSKTVEL
- a CDS encoding phosphomevalonate kinase is translated as MTKNATVHTGGKLYVLGEYAILYPGQKAILAYIPIYMTAKISQHSTFKIYSDMYGDSVSLSSDKRYRLIQETIQTFFDFFEMDSHTIPPFFLQITGKMEKNGKKFGIGSSGSVTVLTLKALASFYEIELSKDLLFKLSAYTLLKLGDNGSMGDIACISHEQFVFYQSFDRNKVKSWQNKESIQETIARDWHYKISVIEPHLKGIFMAGWTKVPAISKEMINQVYANITEEFLVNTNNLVDKCFSAMKTNNQEALKSIISSFADMLSQLHPNIVTQPLRRLIEISNDNHAVAKSSGAGGGDCGIAFAFSPSDFNEIKIKWQQEEIELLYTESWI
- the fni gene encoding type 2 isopentenyl-diphosphate Delta-isomerase translates to MSNNRKDDHINYALAYESPYNSFDDVELINRSLPDYDLDDIDISTTFLGHHYDAPFYINAMTGGSEKAKRINEKLARVAEKTGLLMVTGSYSAALKNPGDDSYPNHETFPNLQIATNIGIDKNLKLASRAVDEMNPLFLQVHVNLMQELLMPEGERQFRAWKKNLSDYVDHIQVPLMLKEVGFGMDSKTIQVAYELGISAIDISGRGGTSFAYIENQRGFHRDYLNQWGQTTVQCLLNARDYRDKLDILASGGVRHPLDMIKSFVLGAKAAGLSRTFLSLVENYPEEEVIEQVNLWKHDLKLIMCALNCKTITELQKVDFILHGKLQNTYIHQ